In Methanocella paludicola SANAE, the sequence GTGATCGATGAGCGACTTCTCGTTCGCCGTAATGATCATCTTGATGTCGGCAAGCTGAACACGATAAGTGATGTCCTTCGTCGTGAGCATGTGCGTTGCGGGGATCGCGATGGCGCCGATCCTGTGGAGTGCGACCATGACATACCACCACTCGTACCTTCCCTTGAGTGCCAGCATCACGGCGTCGCCCTTCTTGATGCCGATGCCCTTCAGGAAGTTCGCGACCTTGTCGCTCATGCGCTTGATATCGGCGAAGGTCATGATCTGCTCGCCGCCGTTGTCGTCGCACCACACGAGGGCCAGCTTATCCGGCGTCTCGCGGGCCATGACGTCGATCACGTCATAGGCGAAGTTGAAGTTCGAGGGCACCTTGATCTTAAAATTATCTCGGAAATCCTCGTAGGAATCGAACTCCGTTTTTTCAAGGAACTTATGTAATAGTGACATGTCGTTTTCCTCACATGATGATGGCCAGGAACCGGGCCTGCTTTTCATTCAACGCCACCATGGCGTGGTCGCAGCTCGAGTCAAAGTAGATGGAATCGCCCTCGTTGAGGACGAACTCCTGGTCTCTGATGATGAACCGGAGGCTGCCGTCCAGGACGTAGTTGAACTCCTGGCCTGGATGAGAGTTCGTATGCACGGGAGTGCCCTTGGGCTTCGGCTCCACGGTCACGATGAACGGCTCGGCTTTCTTGTTAATAAAATTAAAGGCCAGGTTCTGGTACTTGTACTGCTTCCGCCTTTCGACGCTCACGCCCTTGCCCTTCCGGGTCACCGTGAAATAGTGCATCCTTGGCGTCTCGCCGGTCAGGAGAATGCTCATCTCGACGCCGAGCTTCTTCGAGATCTCGTACAGCTCGCTCGCCGGTATGTCCTCTTCGCCATTCTCATACCTCTCGTACCGGTCTTTACTGATGTTGAGATATTTCGCCATCTCGTCCGTGCCGATCTCCAGGATGCCCCTCAGTTCCTTCACCCTGGCGGCCACTTCTTTTATGCGTTCCTGCATGTGTTTATCCTCACTTGATATTCAACACTTGATGCTCGCTGCTGATACAGTCAATAATTAAGCAACCCATGAAATACTATTTAAAGGCTTCCATGCGGTATGCTGTCATATCGCAAGCTAAATGGCGTCGACGTACTAGAGTTTGCATTTTAAGGGTATTTATAATAAATAATAGTTAAGTAATAGTTAAAAAATTCTTAATTATTATGCTTTTCAAGCGAAAGTTATTTGGTGGATTGCCAGTGACATTTATTTTTTTATATTGTCCTTTTCCCATTCCCTGAAAAGTACGAGGTTCTCTTCCTTCAGTACGTTGCCGCGGGCCGATATTTTACCGTCGCCGATAATGCTGAACAGCTCCCCGGGCGTATCGAGCACCACGTAGCCGTCCATCTTTACGTCGCTTATTCTGGCGCCATATACGATTCTGTCGATGTTAGCCAGTCCCAGCGCTCCGAGGCACATGGGGCACGGCTCGCAGGTGCAATAAATCGTACACCCGGACAGGTCCAGCGAGTCAAACACGTGGCATGCCTCATGTATCGTATTTATCTCAGCGTGAGCGGTCAGGTTTTTATCCCGAAGGATCGTGTTATGTGCGCATCCCACGACTTTTCCATCCTTTACGATACAGGCGCCGAACGGCAGCTGGCCATGTCTCACGCCTTCTCGCGCTTTCTCTATTGCCAGCCGCATGTAGTCTTCATCGTTCACTGGACATCGACCTGTCAACACAATTATGTACGTACAATTTAATTATAAAACTGGTGACATTAAAATGTGCTCCGTAGGCGGCCCGCCGGACTTCGACTTTGAAATGGGCCAGGTCGAGAAATACAAATGTAAAGACTGCGGCGACGAATTCAAAGGCATCGGTAAAAACCCGAGCTGTCCGAAATGTGCATCCGAGAAGGTCGAGCCTCTCAAGTGAAGTCAGGCGGCCTGTAGGTGCCGATAATGCCCGATATCATTTCAGCTACGTCCAGAAGCTGCACGTCCCTCCAGCGTTTTCCCACGGCCTGCAGGCCCACCGGCAGGCCGTCCTTCGTAAAGCCCGCGGGGATGGTGACCACCGGGCTTCCCGTCAGGTTGAATATGCTGGTATATCCGAACGTCGCAACGTCATAGGGGGTCTTCACGCCT encodes:
- a CDS encoding helix-turn-helix domain-containing protein encodes the protein MQERIKEVAARVKELRGILEIGTDEMAKYLNISKDRYERYENGEEDIPASELYEISKKLGVEMSILLTGETPRMHYFTVTRKGKGVSVERRKQYKYQNLAFNFINKKAEPFIVTVEPKPKGTPVHTNSHPGQEFNYVLDGSLRFIIRDQEFVLNEGDSIYFDSSCDHAMVALNEKQARFLAIIM
- a CDS encoding nucleoside deaminase, translating into MNDEDYMRLAIEKAREGVRHGQLPFGACIVKDGKVVGCAHNTILRDKNLTAHAEINTIHEACHVFDSLDLSGCTIYCTCEPCPMCLGALGLANIDRIVYGARISDVKMDGYVVLDTPGELFSIIGDGKISARGNVLKEENLVLFREWEKDNIKK